The following coding sequences are from one Planctomicrobium piriforme window:
- the deoC gene encoding deoxyribose-phosphate aldolase: MNYHDISRMIDHALLSPRLTAADLDAGIDLALRYEVASACIMPYALRHCAERLSGTGVKASTTIGFPHGSQPTSVKQFEAEHAIANGCEELDMVVNISQVLSGAWDAVRTDIQAVIAPAHAAGRKVKVIFETCDLLNDHKRRLCDICGELNADWVKTSTGFSTQGATLADVQLMRACSPPHVQVKAAGGVRTFDDLLAFRTAGATRIGTSKTRELLEACRTRLSLPPLSASGVSTTGY; encoded by the coding sequence ATGAACTACCACGACATTTCCCGGATGATCGACCATGCCCTGTTGAGTCCCCGGCTCACTGCCGCCGACCTCGACGCCGGCATTGATCTCGCCCTCCGCTATGAAGTCGCCAGCGCCTGCATCATGCCGTATGCCCTGCGTCACTGTGCCGAACGTCTCTCCGGCACCGGCGTCAAAGCGAGTACCACCATCGGTTTCCCCCACGGCAGCCAGCCGACAAGCGTCAAACAGTTCGAAGCGGAACATGCGATCGCCAACGGTTGCGAGGAACTCGATATGGTCGTCAACATCTCTCAGGTGCTCAGCGGCGCCTGGGATGCCGTCCGCACCGACATTCAGGCGGTCATTGCGCCCGCTCATGCCGCTGGCCGCAAGGTGAAAGTCATCTTCGAAACCTGTGATCTTCTCAATGACCACAAACGCCGCCTGTGTGACATTTGCGGGGAACTGAACGCCGATTGGGTCAAAACCTCCACTGGATTCAGCACACAAGGGGCGACGCTCGCCGACGTGCAGCTCATGCGGGCCTGTTCGCCGCCGCACGTTCAGGTGAAAGCCGCTGGCGGAGTCCGCACCTTCGACGACCTGCTCGCCTTCCGCACCGCCGGAGCCACCCGCATCGGCACCAGCAAAACCCGCGAACTCCTCGAAGCCTGTCGCACCCGACTCTCCCTCCCCCCGCTCAGCGCCTCAGGCGTCTCCACCACTGGCTATTGA
- a CDS encoding PQQ-binding-like beta-propeller repeat protein, with the protein MRFASLVRSAAVLGLTIAFQPSGLCRADDWLRFRGPNGSGVSTDTESIPAKWSATENLKWKTALPGPGSSSPIIVGQKIFVTCWSGYGADRNNPGDLANLRRHLVCLDLKSGQILWDQSIAAVQPEERYGGMFAENGYASHTPTSDGKHVYVYYGKSGALAYDLDGKQLWQKVVGSESDPRGWGSASSPILYKNLVIVPATAECEGLVALNKETGAEVWRQEARGFAGTWGTPILITTGDRTDLVMAIPGEVWAFNPDTGKLRWYCQTGESDSYCASAIEDHGVVYALENRGGQTTALRAGGDGDVTSSAIVWHGRDNARITTPVVVDGKIYLFSGGIATCLDAKTGERIYQSRLGGTARPRPEMADRGPGGGNGPGPGAGNSPPGGGPGAPGGRGGRGGGGGRGGQDYSSPIVADGKVIFISRSGEAHVVQPGDKFEELAVNTVTADQEDFSATPAVSDGNLLIRSSKNLYCISKQ; encoded by the coding sequence ATGCGGTTTGCGTCCCTGGTAAGATCTGCGGCGGTGCTGGGATTGACCATCGCGTTCCAGCCGTCAGGCTTGTGCCGCGCCGATGACTGGCTGCGATTCCGCGGTCCCAATGGTTCTGGCGTCAGCACGGATACCGAATCGATTCCCGCCAAGTGGTCCGCGACGGAAAACCTCAAGTGGAAAACGGCGCTCCCTGGGCCGGGTTCGTCTTCGCCGATCATCGTCGGGCAGAAGATCTTTGTCACTTGCTGGTCCGGATACGGCGCCGACCGCAACAACCCCGGCGACCTTGCCAATCTCCGTCGCCATCTCGTCTGTCTCGATTTGAAGTCCGGCCAGATTCTCTGGGATCAGAGCATCGCTGCCGTTCAGCCGGAAGAACGCTACGGCGGCATGTTCGCCGAGAACGGGTATGCTTCGCATACTCCGACGTCCGACGGCAAACATGTGTATGTCTACTACGGCAAGTCCGGCGCGCTGGCCTATGACCTCGACGGCAAGCAGCTTTGGCAGAAAGTGGTCGGCTCGGAATCCGACCCACGCGGCTGGGGTTCGGCCTCGAGCCCAATTCTCTACAAAAATCTGGTGATCGTTCCCGCCACCGCCGAATGCGAAGGTCTCGTCGCCCTGAATAAAGAGACGGGCGCAGAAGTCTGGAGACAGGAAGCCCGCGGCTTTGCAGGTACCTGGGGAACTCCCATTCTCATCACCACGGGGGACCGCACCGACCTGGTCATGGCCATCCCCGGCGAAGTCTGGGCCTTCAATCCGGACACCGGCAAGCTCCGCTGGTACTGCCAGACCGGCGAATCCGATTCTTATTGTGCCAGTGCGATTGAAGACCACGGCGTCGTCTATGCCCTCGAAAATCGAGGCGGACAAACCACCGCCCTCCGCGCTGGCGGCGACGGCGATGTCACCAGCAGCGCCATCGTCTGGCATGGACGCGACAACGCCCGCATCACGACGCCAGTCGTCGTCGATGGCAAGATCTACCTCTTCTCCGGTGGCATAGCGACCTGCCTCGATGCCAAAACCGGCGAGCGCATCTATCAGTCCCGGCTCGGCGGCACGGCTCGCCCCCGACCTGAAATGGCAGACCGCGGTCCCGGGGGCGGAAACGGTCCAGGCCCCGGCGCAGGCAATAGCCCTCCAGGCGGCGGTCCTGGCGCTCCCGGCGGACGCGGCGGCCGAGGAGGTGGAGGTGGCCGCGGCGGACAGGATTACTCGTCGCCCATCGTCGCCGATGGCAAGGTCATCTTCATCAGCCGCTCAGGCGAAGCTCACGTCGTCCAGCCTGGCGACAAGTTCGAAGAACTCGCCGTCAACACGGTGACTGCCGATCAGGAAGACTTCAGCGCCACCCCCGCCGTCAGCGACGGCAACCTCCTGATCCGCTCCAGCAAAAATCTCTACTGCATCTCAAAGCAGTAA
- a CDS encoding sigma-54 dependent transcriptional regulator, protein MQTPTVIIATADERLGRDLAGSLAGSHQLSVTTQIEQVRFLLSAPGPDLLLLDVRFTTDNGRAASELLTAMTASHPQTCVIALVSAQSHLAVNLPEHPSLTPYHGAVSAVEVRALISRTLAAKAAAAPAPVDPTPAPQPAPASAQPRDAGPNSFGAAVFEGVTRQFETRSHELKKMLDDLMIAASHDVTILLIGETGSGKTFLSNLVHESSPRKDEPFLHIACGALPRDLLESELFGHVKGAFTSAHADKEGKFLAARRGTILLDEIDVLGPEQQVKLLRVIETGEFEPVGSNQTYRSQARLVVASNLELQPLVEQGKFRPDLYYRLNMLKFELPPLRKRKADIIPLAKKFISHFQQKHSIQIHRIDDSMLDELLTYPWPGNVRELEHVIQRAVIYCRNGVLSREHLPAHLLSGHAGPTNDASVHLGASGLTTQHSLERQVAVSEKEIIEQALFKNNFSRTRTAVDLGISRVTLYNKMKKYEMLK, encoded by the coding sequence ATGCAGACTCCGACCGTCATCATCGCCACCGCGGACGAACGTCTTGGCCGCGATCTCGCAGGCAGCCTGGCCGGATCTCATCAGCTCAGCGTCACCACTCAGATCGAACAGGTGCGTTTTCTCCTCTCCGCACCAGGTCCAGATCTGCTGCTCCTCGACGTCCGCTTCACCACCGACAACGGTCGTGCCGCGTCCGAACTGCTGACCGCCATGACGGCGTCTCACCCGCAGACCTGCGTCATCGCTCTCGTCTCCGCTCAATCGCATCTCGCGGTCAACCTGCCCGAGCACCCGTCGCTCACCCCGTACCACGGCGCTGTCTCGGCGGTCGAAGTTCGGGCATTGATTTCCAGAACGCTCGCTGCCAAAGCCGCCGCTGCTCCTGCACCCGTCGATCCGACGCCGGCTCCGCAGCCTGCTCCGGCCTCGGCTCAGCCTCGCGATGCCGGACCAAATTCATTCGGCGCGGCAGTCTTCGAAGGGGTCACCCGACAATTCGAGACCCGATCGCACGAACTCAAGAAGATGCTTGACGATCTGATGATCGCCGCCAGTCATGACGTCACGATTCTGCTGATCGGCGAAACTGGCTCAGGGAAGACTTTCCTGTCGAACCTCGTGCATGAATCGTCCCCTCGCAAAGATGAGCCATTCCTGCACATCGCCTGTGGAGCACTTCCCCGCGACCTCCTCGAAAGCGAACTCTTCGGGCACGTCAAAGGGGCCTTCACCAGCGCCCATGCCGATAAGGAAGGCAAGTTTCTCGCAGCCCGACGCGGCACCATCCTGCTGGACGAAATCGACGTTCTCGGTCCCGAACAGCAGGTGAAGCTGCTGCGAGTGATCGAGACAGGCGAGTTCGAACCGGTCGGCTCCAACCAGACCTACCGCTCACAGGCCCGACTGGTGGTCGCCAGCAACCTCGAACTGCAGCCCCTCGTCGAACAAGGCAAGTTCCGTCCGGACTTGTACTATCGGTTGAACATGCTGAAGTTCGAACTCCCCCCCTTGCGGAAGCGCAAGGCCGACATCATTCCGCTGGCTAAGAAGTTCATCAGCCACTTTCAGCAGAAACACTCGATCCAGATTCACCGCATCGACGACTCGATGCTGGACGAACTGCTGACCTACCCGTGGCCCGGCAACGTCCGCGAACTCGAACACGTCATCCAACGAGCAGTGATTTATTGCCGGAACGGAGTCCTCTCACGCGAACACCTGCCGGCCCACCTGCTGTCAGGTCACGCCGGCCCCACGAACGATGCGTCGGTTCACCTCGGAGCTTCAGGCCTGACGACGCAGCATTCGCTCGAACGCCAGGTCGCCGTGTCCGAGAAGGAAATCATCGAACAGGCGTTGTTCAAGAACAACTTCAGCCGCACCAGAACGGCCGTCGACCTCGGCATCAGCCGCGTCACCCTCTACAACAAGATGAAGAAGTACGAGATGCTGAAGTGA